One stretch of Vulpes lagopus strain Blue_001 chromosome 12, ASM1834538v1, whole genome shotgun sequence DNA includes these proteins:
- the ADAP2 gene encoding arf-GAP with dual PH domain-containing protein 2 isoform X1, with protein MGDRERNKKRLLELLQAAGTGNARCADCGAADPDWASYKLGIFICLNCSGVHRNFPDISKVKSVRLDFWDDSTVEFMSHNGNLRVKAKYEARVPAFYYVPQANDCLVLKEQWIRAKYERQEFMADGKTMSSPGNREGFLWKRGRDNAQFLRRKFVLLAREGLLKYYTKEEGKGPKAVISIKDLNATFETEKIGNPHGLQITYRREGHIRNLFVYHENGKEIVDWFNALRAARLQYLKTAFPELPESELVPLITRNYLKQGFMEKTGPKQREPFKKRWFALDPQERRLLYYKNPLDAFEQGQVFLGSNEQGYGVYEDLPKGIRGNRWKAGLTIITPERRFVFTCPSEKEQREWLESFRDVLSRPLTPLNLLRLHWHGYHLSSLLAPLAAASSESGHSSR; from the exons ATGGGCGACCGCGAGCGCAACAAGAAGCGGCTGCTGGAACTGCTGCAGGCGGCGGGCACCGGCAACGCGCGCTGCGCCGACTGCGGAGCGGCGG ATCCCGACTGGGCCTCCTACAAGCTGGGTATTTTCATCTGTCTCAACTGCTCCGGCGTCCACCGCAACTTCCCAGACATCAGCAAAGTTAAATCCGTGAGACTTGACTTCTGGGACGACAGTACTGTGGAG TTTATGAGCCACAATGGGAACCTCCGTGTGAAGGCCAAGTATGAAGCCAGAGTCCCTGCTTTCTACTATGTCCCCCAAGCCAACGACTGCCT agtgtTAAAGGAACAGTGGATTCGAGCTAAGTATGAAAGACAGGAATTTATGGCCGATGGGAAAACCATGTCATCCCCAG GTAACCGAGAAGGGTTCCTGTGGAAGCGAGGGAGGGACAATGCTCAGTTCCTGAGGAGGAAGTTTGTCCTGCTGGCAAGAGAAGGCCTCCTGAAGTACTATACAAAAGAAGAG GGTAAAGGCCCCAAAGCTGTCATCAGCATCAAGGACTTGAATGCTACCTTCGAGACAGAGAAGATAGGGAACCCCCATGGGCTGCAGATCACCTACAGGAGAGAGGGCCACATCAGGAACCTGTTCGTGTACCATGAGAATGGGAAG GAGATAGTGGACTGGTTCAATGCCCTCCGTGCAGCCCGTCTGCAATACCTAAAAACGGCCTTTCCTGAGCTCCCAGAGTCTGAG CTCGTGCCCCTCATCACCAGGAACTACCTCAAACAAGGCTTCATGGAAAAGACTGGTCCAAAG CAAAGAGAACCTTTCAAGAAAAGATGGTTTGCTCTGGATCCCCAGGAGCGGAGGCTGCTGTATTACAAGAACCCACTG GATGCCTTTGAACAGGGCCAGGTCTTCTTGGGGAGCAACGAGCAGGGGTATGGAGTCTATGAAGACCTGCCCAAGGGCATCCGGGGGAACCGCTGGAAAGCCGGCCTCACCATCATCACCCCGGAGCGGAGATTTGTCTTCACCTGTCCCAGCGAGAAAGAGCAGCGGGAGTGGCTGGAGAGTTTTCGGGATGTCCTCTCTCGCCCCTTGACGCCTCTCAACCTCCTCC GATTGCATTGGCATGGTTATCACCTCAGCTCTCTTCTTGCTCCCCTGGCAGCTGCATCATCGGAGAGTGGCCACAGCAGCAGGTGA
- the ADAP2 gene encoding arf-GAP with dual PH domain-containing protein 2 isoform X3, protein MGDRERNKKRLLELLQAAGTGNARCADCGAADPDWASYKLGIFICLNCSGVHRNFPDISKVKSVRLDFWDDSTVEFMSHNGNLRVKAKYEARVPAFYYVPQANDCLVLKEQWIRAKYERQEFMADGKTMSSPGNREGFLWKRGRDNAQFLRRKFVLLAREGLLKYYTKEEGKGPKAVISIKDLNATFETEKIGNPHGLQITYRREGHIRNLFVYHENGKEIVDWFNALRAARLQYLKTAFPELPESELVPLITRNYLKQGFMEKTGPKDAFEQGQVFLGSNEQGYGVYEDLPKGIRGNRWKAGLTIITPERRFVFTCPSEKEQREWLESFRDVLSRPLTPLNLLRLHWHGYHLSSLLAPLAAASSESGHSSR, encoded by the exons ATGGGCGACCGCGAGCGCAACAAGAAGCGGCTGCTGGAACTGCTGCAGGCGGCGGGCACCGGCAACGCGCGCTGCGCCGACTGCGGAGCGGCGG ATCCCGACTGGGCCTCCTACAAGCTGGGTATTTTCATCTGTCTCAACTGCTCCGGCGTCCACCGCAACTTCCCAGACATCAGCAAAGTTAAATCCGTGAGACTTGACTTCTGGGACGACAGTACTGTGGAG TTTATGAGCCACAATGGGAACCTCCGTGTGAAGGCCAAGTATGAAGCCAGAGTCCCTGCTTTCTACTATGTCCCCCAAGCCAACGACTGCCT agtgtTAAAGGAACAGTGGATTCGAGCTAAGTATGAAAGACAGGAATTTATGGCCGATGGGAAAACCATGTCATCCCCAG GTAACCGAGAAGGGTTCCTGTGGAAGCGAGGGAGGGACAATGCTCAGTTCCTGAGGAGGAAGTTTGTCCTGCTGGCAAGAGAAGGCCTCCTGAAGTACTATACAAAAGAAGAG GGTAAAGGCCCCAAAGCTGTCATCAGCATCAAGGACTTGAATGCTACCTTCGAGACAGAGAAGATAGGGAACCCCCATGGGCTGCAGATCACCTACAGGAGAGAGGGCCACATCAGGAACCTGTTCGTGTACCATGAGAATGGGAAG GAGATAGTGGACTGGTTCAATGCCCTCCGTGCAGCCCGTCTGCAATACCTAAAAACGGCCTTTCCTGAGCTCCCAGAGTCTGAG CTCGTGCCCCTCATCACCAGGAACTACCTCAAACAAGGCTTCATGGAAAAGACTGGTCCAAAG GATGCCTTTGAACAGGGCCAGGTCTTCTTGGGGAGCAACGAGCAGGGGTATGGAGTCTATGAAGACCTGCCCAAGGGCATCCGGGGGAACCGCTGGAAAGCCGGCCTCACCATCATCACCCCGGAGCGGAGATTTGTCTTCACCTGTCCCAGCGAGAAAGAGCAGCGGGAGTGGCTGGAGAGTTTTCGGGATGTCCTCTCTCGCCCCTTGACGCCTCTCAACCTCCTCC GATTGCATTGGCATGGTTATCACCTCAGCTCTCTTCTTGCTCCCCTGGCAGCTGCATCATCGGAGAGTGGCCACAGCAGCAGGTGA
- the ADAP2 gene encoding arf-GAP with dual PH domain-containing protein 2 isoform X4: MGDRERNKKRLLELLQAAGTGNARCADCGAADPDWASYKLGIFICLNCSGVHRNFPDISKVKSVRLDFWDDSTVEFMSHNGNLRVKAKYEARVPAFYYVPQANDCLVLKEQWIRAKYERQEFMADGKTMSSPGNREGFLWKRGRDNAQFLRRKFVLLAREGLLKYYTKEEEIVDWFNALRAARLQYLKTAFPELPESELVPLITRNYLKQGFMEKTGPKQREPFKKRWFALDPQERRLLYYKNPLDAFEQGQVFLGSNEQGYGVYEDLPKGIRGNRWKAGLTIITPERRFVFTCPSEKEQREWLESFRDVLSRPLTPLNLLRLHWHGYHLSSLLAPLAAASSESGHSSR, from the exons ATGGGCGACCGCGAGCGCAACAAGAAGCGGCTGCTGGAACTGCTGCAGGCGGCGGGCACCGGCAACGCGCGCTGCGCCGACTGCGGAGCGGCGG ATCCCGACTGGGCCTCCTACAAGCTGGGTATTTTCATCTGTCTCAACTGCTCCGGCGTCCACCGCAACTTCCCAGACATCAGCAAAGTTAAATCCGTGAGACTTGACTTCTGGGACGACAGTACTGTGGAG TTTATGAGCCACAATGGGAACCTCCGTGTGAAGGCCAAGTATGAAGCCAGAGTCCCTGCTTTCTACTATGTCCCCCAAGCCAACGACTGCCT agtgtTAAAGGAACAGTGGATTCGAGCTAAGTATGAAAGACAGGAATTTATGGCCGATGGGAAAACCATGTCATCCCCAG GTAACCGAGAAGGGTTCCTGTGGAAGCGAGGGAGGGACAATGCTCAGTTCCTGAGGAGGAAGTTTGTCCTGCTGGCAAGAGAAGGCCTCCTGAAGTACTATACAAAAGAAGAG GAGATAGTGGACTGGTTCAATGCCCTCCGTGCAGCCCGTCTGCAATACCTAAAAACGGCCTTTCCTGAGCTCCCAGAGTCTGAG CTCGTGCCCCTCATCACCAGGAACTACCTCAAACAAGGCTTCATGGAAAAGACTGGTCCAAAG CAAAGAGAACCTTTCAAGAAAAGATGGTTTGCTCTGGATCCCCAGGAGCGGAGGCTGCTGTATTACAAGAACCCACTG GATGCCTTTGAACAGGGCCAGGTCTTCTTGGGGAGCAACGAGCAGGGGTATGGAGTCTATGAAGACCTGCCCAAGGGCATCCGGGGGAACCGCTGGAAAGCCGGCCTCACCATCATCACCCCGGAGCGGAGATTTGTCTTCACCTGTCCCAGCGAGAAAGAGCAGCGGGAGTGGCTGGAGAGTTTTCGGGATGTCCTCTCTCGCCCCTTGACGCCTCTCAACCTCCTCC GATTGCATTGGCATGGTTATCACCTCAGCTCTCTTCTTGCTCCCCTGGCAGCTGCATCATCGGAGAGTGGCCACAGCAGCAGGTGA
- the ADAP2 gene encoding arf-GAP with dual PH domain-containing protein 2 isoform X2 — MGDRERNKKRLLELLQAAGTGNARCADCGAADPDWASYKLGIFICLNCSGVHRNFPDISKVKSVRLDFWDDSTVEFMSHNGNLRVKAKYEARVPAFYYVPQANDCLVLKEQWIRAKYERQEFMADGKTMSSPGNREGFLWKRGRDNAQFLRRKFVLLAREGLLKYYTKEEGKGPKAVISIKDLNATFETEKIGNPHGLQITYRREGHIRNLFVYHENGKEIVDWFNALRAARLQYLKTAFPELPESELVPLITRNYLKQGFMEKTGPKQREPFKKRWFALDPQERRLLYYKNPLDAFEQGQVFLGSNEQGYGVYEDLPKGIRGNRWKAGLTIITPERRFVFTCPSEKEQREWLESFRDVLSRPLTPLNLLPASSESGHSSR, encoded by the exons ATGGGCGACCGCGAGCGCAACAAGAAGCGGCTGCTGGAACTGCTGCAGGCGGCGGGCACCGGCAACGCGCGCTGCGCCGACTGCGGAGCGGCGG ATCCCGACTGGGCCTCCTACAAGCTGGGTATTTTCATCTGTCTCAACTGCTCCGGCGTCCACCGCAACTTCCCAGACATCAGCAAAGTTAAATCCGTGAGACTTGACTTCTGGGACGACAGTACTGTGGAG TTTATGAGCCACAATGGGAACCTCCGTGTGAAGGCCAAGTATGAAGCCAGAGTCCCTGCTTTCTACTATGTCCCCCAAGCCAACGACTGCCT agtgtTAAAGGAACAGTGGATTCGAGCTAAGTATGAAAGACAGGAATTTATGGCCGATGGGAAAACCATGTCATCCCCAG GTAACCGAGAAGGGTTCCTGTGGAAGCGAGGGAGGGACAATGCTCAGTTCCTGAGGAGGAAGTTTGTCCTGCTGGCAAGAGAAGGCCTCCTGAAGTACTATACAAAAGAAGAG GGTAAAGGCCCCAAAGCTGTCATCAGCATCAAGGACTTGAATGCTACCTTCGAGACAGAGAAGATAGGGAACCCCCATGGGCTGCAGATCACCTACAGGAGAGAGGGCCACATCAGGAACCTGTTCGTGTACCATGAGAATGGGAAG GAGATAGTGGACTGGTTCAATGCCCTCCGTGCAGCCCGTCTGCAATACCTAAAAACGGCCTTTCCTGAGCTCCCAGAGTCTGAG CTCGTGCCCCTCATCACCAGGAACTACCTCAAACAAGGCTTCATGGAAAAGACTGGTCCAAAG CAAAGAGAACCTTTCAAGAAAAGATGGTTTGCTCTGGATCCCCAGGAGCGGAGGCTGCTGTATTACAAGAACCCACTG GATGCCTTTGAACAGGGCCAGGTCTTCTTGGGGAGCAACGAGCAGGGGTATGGAGTCTATGAAGACCTGCCCAAGGGCATCCGGGGGAACCGCTGGAAAGCCGGCCTCACCATCATCACCCCGGAGCGGAGATTTGTCTTCACCTGTCCCAGCGAGAAAGAGCAGCGGGAGTGGCTGGAGAGTTTTCGGGATGTCCTCTCTCGCCCCTTGACGCCTCTCAACCTCCTCC CTGCATCATCGGAGAGTGGCCACAGCAGCAGGTGA